GAGAAAATAGTAACCTCCATTGAAAATCAAAATAGTCAACCACTGAAAAATCTGCAAGATATGATCATGCTTAGAATGAACAACTTAGATAGTTTTGATTTTTTAAAAGAATTCGATATGGAATTATCCAATTTTAAATCAGAAGAGGCAAATAACATACCTGTCAATGAGAAACATAAAGCTGTAGTAGCTCTTTCAGGTGGTGTTGATAGTAGTTTTTCACTTATTATTGCCAAGTTAATGGGATTTAATCCATTGGCTGTTACTGTCAATCCTGGAAATATTATACTTCCTTCCTATTTTAGAAATAATGTAGAAAGTCTTTGCAATAGCCTTAATGTTCCACATGAATATATTGATGTTAAAATGGAATCTGTTGTGGATCAAGCACTAAAAGGTAAGTTACATCCTTGTGGTAGATGTTCAAAAATAATAGAAACTGCACTATTAGAATATTCAAAAAAAATAGAAATTCCCTTCCTCATATTCGGAGATTTCCTTGCAACAGGATCCCAATCCATTGTTTCTGTAGATGGTTTATGGAGGATCAACTTACCTGCCATGCTTTCAGCGACAAAGGGTGAAACAAAATCCTTGTCAACATACTTCAATATAAAAAGCAGGGGCGGATATGGATGTCCTCTCATA
The Methanobacterium spitsbergense DNA segment above includes these coding regions:
- a CDS encoding 7-cyano-7-deazaguanine synthase, translated to MKLEVEYMVETLSSVLKPLIANGSFELSDIDFTENLGFFIEKITYDDISRNLIITAPDRPEKSSIIGKGGWVVGKLREELGVNNIHVDAYSDMIIRVYRMELAMKKLEKIVTSIENQNSQPLKNLQDMIMLRMNNLDSFDFLKEFDMELSNFKSEEANNIPVNEKHKAVVALSGGVDSSFSLIIAKLMGFNPLAVTVNPGNIILPSYFRNNVESLCNSLNVPHEYIDVKMESVVDQALKGKLHPCGRCSKIIETALLEYSKKIEIPFLIFGDFLATGSQSIVSVDGLWRINLPAMLSATKGETKSLSTYFNIKSRGGYGCPLINEVHKAHPHMRRFSIQRILRETRAGVLEPGQALDLIIKTL